Proteins from one Desulfovibrio intestinalis genomic window:
- a CDS encoding nitroreductase family protein — protein MNFRELAENARTCRRFEENQPLTMADLEWLVDCARLAPSAKNAQDLRFSLVAQGETCQKLFPLTRWAGALKDWGGPHPGERPTGFIAILMPQGGTELTFYDVGIAAQTIQLAASSRNWGCCIIKSFDHQAVPDLLQVPADLKVALVLGLGVAKEKRVVAPMPADGSFGYWRDAQSVHHVPKRALEDLIASRF, from the coding sequence ATGAATTTCAGAGAATTGGCGGAAAACGCGCGCACTTGCCGCCGTTTTGAAGAAAACCAGCCTTTGACTATGGCAGATCTGGAATGGCTTGTGGATTGCGCCCGTTTGGCGCCTTCGGCCAAAAACGCGCAGGATCTGCGCTTCAGCCTTGTGGCCCAAGGCGAAACCTGCCAAAAGCTGTTTCCCCTCACTCGTTGGGCAGGGGCTCTCAAGGATTGGGGCGGCCCGCACCCTGGCGAACGCCCCACAGGCTTTATTGCCATTCTTATGCCCCAGGGCGGCACAGAACTGACATTCTACGACGTGGGCATTGCCGCCCAGACCATTCAGCTGGCTGCCAGCAGCCGAAACTGGGGCTGCTGCATCATCAAATCCTTCGACCATCAGGCCGTGCCCGATCTTTTACAAGTGCCCGCTGATCTCAAGGTGGCGCTGGTGCTGGGTCTGGGCGTTGCCAAAGAAAAACGCGTTGTCGCCCCTATGCCCGCTGACGGGTCTTTTGGCTACTGGCGCGATGCGCAGAGCGTGCATCATGTGCCCAAGCGCGCCCTTGAAGATCTGATCGCAAGCCGTTTCTAG
- a CDS encoding adenosylcobinamide-GDP ribazoletransferase encodes MAPQQCRTTWPGRCYDALAFLTRLVPPRAGCTGRDLGACLPCYGPAGICLGLTLTLPSWLFWLLLQQHPQAVPLLCAALAAWLWMGLEVWSTRSLHWDGLADLGDACGSGAQGERFWAIMKDSRLGAFGALHLLLAFGGMWLVVCWHIYGGQWLWLVVAPAWGRVCALWLAASAPPRDKESLGGLTCAGASPALTRRYALAALLVLVALALFAQHPWWRVAVTALGQYILIRRMAAFARSKGGISGDFLGAGIQWGQLWFLASTV; translated from the coding sequence TTGGCACCACAACAATGCCGTACAACATGGCCAGGACGTTGTTATGACGCCCTGGCTTTTTTGACACGCCTTGTCCCCCCGCGCGCTGGCTGCACGGGCCGAGATCTTGGGGCCTGCCTGCCCTGCTACGGCCCTGCGGGCATATGCCTTGGCCTGACGCTTACCCTGCCCAGCTGGCTTTTCTGGCTTTTGCTACAGCAGCATCCGCAAGCGGTTCCCCTGCTATGCGCCGCTTTAGCCGCGTGGCTCTGGATGGGGCTTGAAGTCTGGAGCACCCGCAGCCTGCACTGGGACGGCCTGGCAGATCTGGGGGATGCCTGCGGCAGTGGCGCGCAGGGCGAACGCTTTTGGGCCATAATGAAAGACAGCCGCCTGGGCGCGTTCGGCGCGTTGCACCTTTTGCTGGCTTTTGGCGGCATGTGGCTTGTGGTGTGCTGGCATATTTACGGCGGCCAGTGGCTCTGGCTTGTGGTGGCCCCGGCCTGGGGCCGCGTTTGCGCTCTCTGGCTGGCGGCATCCGCCCCGCCCCGCGACAAAGAATCCCTGGGCGGACTCACCTGTGCTGGTGCAAGCCCTGCGCTGACCCGGCGGTATGCCCTGGCTGCCCTGCTGGTGCTGGTTGCGCTGGCGCTATTTGCGCAGCACCCCTGGTGGCGCGTGGCCGTGACGGCGCTAGGCCAGTACATTCTGATACGCCGCATGGCGGCTTTCGCGCGCAGCAAGGGCGGAATTTCCGGTGATTTTCTTGGCGCGGGCATCCAGTGGGGACAGTTGTGGTTTCTGGCAAGTACGGTGTAG
- a CDS encoding redox-sensing transcriptional repressor Rex — MANQPKSKHIPRATIQRLATYVQVLENFSRDNVEVISSNPLAEACGVNGSQVRKDLAYFGEFGIRGVGYHVKSLIAAITSSLGVDREWRMALIGVGNLGKAILNHSEFRARGFNIVGIFDCDPFKIGEIVHGLEVHCTRDLKDMVSDLNIEIGIITTPPERAQRAAQHLMDAGITSILNFAPARIKVPERINVEYVDFFHHLYSLAFNHPMTR; from the coding sequence ATGGCTAACCAACCGAAAAGTAAACATATTCCTCGCGCAACCATTCAGCGCCTCGCCACTTATGTGCAGGTGCTTGAAAACTTCTCGCGCGATAATGTGGAGGTTATTTCCTCCAATCCCCTGGCCGAAGCCTGCGGGGTCAACGGATCACAAGTGCGCAAAGATCTTGCCTATTTTGGTGAGTTTGGTATTCGCGGCGTGGGGTATCATGTAAAATCCCTTATTGCTGCCATCACCTCTTCTCTTGGTGTTGACCGCGAATGGCGCATGGCCCTCATCGGCGTTGGCAACCTGGGTAAGGCAATCCTGAACCACAGCGAATTTCGTGCTCGCGGCTTCAACATTGTCGGCATCTTCGACTGCGACCCCTTCAAGATCGGCGAAATTGTGCACGGCCTTGAAGTGCACTGCACCCGCGATCTCAAGGATATGGTGTCTGATCTCAACATTGAAATCGGCATCATCACCACGCCCCCTGAAAGAGCGCAAAGGGCCGCACAACACCTCATGGACGCTGGCATCACCTCCATTCTGAACTTCGCGCCAGCCCGCATCAAGGTGCCGGAACGCATCAATGTGGAGTATGTGGACTTTTTCCACCACCTCTACTCTCTTGCATTCAATCATCCCATGACCCGATAG
- the atpE gene encoding ATP synthase F0 subunit C, which produces MRKLLMIALNTVALLGMASMAFAANQLDASALGYTCLAAALGIGIAAFGCGIGMGLGLKGACEGVARNPDVSGKITGTMILAFAFIESLAIYALVISFILLYANPYA; this is translated from the coding sequence ATGCGTAAACTTCTGATGATCGCCCTGAACACCGTGGCTCTTCTGGGTATGGCCAGCATGGCTTTCGCCGCCAACCAGCTTGACGCCTCGGCCCTTGGCTACACCTGCCTCGCCGCCGCCCTTGGCATCGGCATCGCCGCCTTCGGTTGCGGCATCGGCATGGGCCTGGGTCTGAAGGGCGCCTGCGAAGGCGTTGCCCGCAACCCTGACGTGAGCGGCAAGATCACCGGTACCATGATTTTGGCCTTTGCCTTTATCGAATCTCTGGCCATTTACGCTCTGGTTATCAGCTTCATTCTGCTGTACGCCAACCCCTACGCGTAG
- the atpB gene encoding F0F1 ATP synthase subunit A has product MAGGLPHPVLLSTFMGMDEITIGGQMVEFKHVFYSWVCMALLFTVACIMRRRLTLVPGGLQNFFEALIDTVENFIIATMGEHGRKFVPLLAGIFIYIFGMNLMGLVPGFDAPTANLNTTVCMALFVLVFYNAVGLIRWKTHYIHHFTGPSKFLIPLMFPLEVVSHLSRPVSLSLRLFGNIRGEEIVMVLFFVMAPILGTLPIYALFLLGKTMQAFVFFMLTMFYIKGALEAPEH; this is encoded by the coding sequence ATGGCAGGTGGTTTGCCGCATCCGGTATTGCTCTCCACATTTATGGGCATGGACGAGATCACCATCGGTGGACAGATGGTGGAGTTCAAGCATGTGTTCTACTCCTGGGTCTGTATGGCCCTCCTCTTTACTGTGGCCTGCATTATGCGCAGACGACTGACGCTGGTGCCGGGCGGCCTTCAAAACTTCTTTGAGGCCTTGATAGACACAGTTGAGAATTTCATTATTGCCACAATGGGTGAGCACGGGCGTAAGTTCGTCCCCCTGCTGGCGGGCATTTTCATCTACATTTTCGGCATGAACCTTATGGGTCTGGTGCCCGGTTTCGACGCACCTACGGCCAACCTCAACACCACGGTCTGCATGGCACTTTTTGTGCTGGTATTCTACAATGCCGTGGGTCTTATCCGCTGGAAAACGCACTACATCCATCACTTCACCGGGCCTTCGAAATTCCTTATTCCGCTGATGTTCCCGCTGGAAGTGGTGTCGCACCTTTCACGTCCGGTTTCTCTCTCCCTCCGTCTTTTCGGTAACATCCGGGGTGAAGAAATCGTTATGGTGCTGTTCTTCGTCATGGCGCCCATTCTGGGCACCCTGCCCATCTACGCGCTTTTCCTTCTGGGCAAGACCATGCAGGCCTTTGTGTTCTTCATGTTGACCATGTTCTACATCAAGGGCGCTCTTGAAGCCCCTGAACACTAG
- a CDS encoding AtpZ/AtpI family protein: MSFKDFLKQQQSGLEAMANTGVIGLHLVSGPAVGFAIGYGIDYWLHTSPWGKLIFLFIGIAAGFLNVYRDTKALLRKIDRQDSLRKGLAQQPESPPPPSGEQGKTENRGRQEEHDTQP, translated from the coding sequence ATGTCATTCAAGGACTTTCTGAAACAGCAGCAAAGCGGCCTTGAGGCAATGGCAAACACCGGGGTTATTGGCCTGCACTTGGTCAGCGGCCCGGCAGTTGGCTTTGCCATAGGCTACGGCATTGACTACTGGTTGCACACGAGCCCTTGGGGCAAACTGATTTTTCTTTTTATTGGCATTGCTGCGGGATTTCTGAATGTCTATCGCGACACCAAGGCACTGCTGAGAAAAATTGACCGGCAGGACTCGTTGCGCAAAGGCCTTGCGCAACAGCCCGAGAGCCCGCCCCCGCCTTCAGGCGAACAGGGCAAGACGGAGAACCGTGGCAGACAAGAAGAACATGATACACAGCCTTGA
- a CDS encoding class I SAM-dependent RNA methyltransferase, giving the protein MNNILTLQIESLTHDGRGLARAHGQSTTSSTATAKQTAAGRTHNQGTVIFVTGGLPGQTVRARVTRRKSSFVEAEALEVVQPARHATPAICSHHGQCGGCPLQTMPYETQLHWKRRIALDAMIRIGGMEAEQVDSLFTKVLPSPAMRQYRNKVELAFGGGGDEPLTLGMRRRNGRGVIPVPHCSLMSPEARAISAMMVELAAESGLPAHKPQDEARYRLNSHNGEESGDHEHQAAHALSFERSEDSAAPARRTRHGLRSPAARRPGAAGQAQDSGFWRFLVLRRGLDADLRGPRWWALCITSPGRPEVQAKVQALGQKLLKAFPQLAGFVHEERASEDALAQGQKRVVALGRDGARDPSASRLWLPLGGEHFCLDVASFFQINTASAQLLADTALGMFERHVPQTSPALLDLYCGVGAPGLLLGRRCGRLLGLEQDARAVTLARANAARMGLAQCTYEAGDAALRLDKLAPTQENYWTQTEHWDAVLVDPPRAGLAPRALNALLRLNPHTIMYISCNPATLARDAARLRGAYRLVEMTAVDLFPHTPHVECLTLWQSL; this is encoded by the coding sequence ATGAACAATATCCTTACCCTTCAGATTGAAAGCCTGACGCACGACGGACGCGGCCTTGCACGCGCACACGGCCAGAGCACCACGTCGTCGACAGCTACTGCTAAACAGACCGCCGCAGGCCGCACCCATAATCAGGGCACCGTGATCTTTGTTACAGGCGGCTTACCCGGTCAGACCGTACGCGCCCGCGTTACCCGCCGCAAATCCAGCTTTGTTGAAGCTGAAGCGCTTGAGGTTGTGCAGCCAGCCCGTCACGCGACGCCCGCTATCTGCTCCCACCACGGGCAGTGTGGCGGTTGCCCGCTGCAAACCATGCCCTATGAGACGCAGCTTCACTGGAAACGCCGCATCGCGCTGGACGCAATGATCCGCATTGGCGGCATGGAGGCCGAGCAGGTCGACAGCCTGTTCACCAAGGTGTTGCCTTCGCCCGCCATGCGCCAATACCGCAATAAGGTGGAACTGGCCTTTGGCGGAGGCGGCGACGAGCCTTTGACTCTTGGCATGCGCCGTCGCAACGGACGTGGCGTAATCCCTGTGCCGCACTGCTCCCTCATGTCGCCCGAAGCGCGAGCCATATCGGCCATGATGGTTGAGCTGGCCGCAGAAAGCGGCCTGCCCGCGCACAAGCCGCAGGACGAAGCCCGCTACAGACTGAACAGCCATAATGGTGAAGAAAGTGGCGACCACGAGCATCAGGCTGCCCACGCGTTAAGCTTTGAGAGGTCAGAAGACTCTGCTGCGCCTGCCCGCCGTACTCGACATGGCTTGCGGTCGCCCGCTGCCCGCCGCCCCGGTGCCGCCGGGCAGGCTCAGGACAGTGGTTTTTGGCGCTTCCTTGTGCTGCGCCGCGGCCTGGATGCCGACTTGCGCGGCCCCCGCTGGTGGGCCCTGTGCATCACAAGCCCAGGCAGGCCGGAGGTGCAGGCAAAGGTGCAGGCCCTCGGGCAAAAACTGCTCAAGGCTTTTCCGCAACTGGCTGGCTTTGTTCACGAAGAACGCGCCAGCGAGGACGCCCTGGCTCAAGGGCAAAAGCGGGTTGTAGCCCTTGGCAGGGATGGTGCGCGTGATCCGTCCGCATCGCGGTTGTGGCTGCCCCTTGGCGGCGAACATTTCTGTTTGGATGTCGCGTCCTTCTTTCAGATCAATACCGCCTCGGCTCAACTGCTGGCCGACACGGCGCTGGGCATGTTTGAACGGCATGTGCCGCAAACCAGCCCTGCCCTGCTGGATCTGTACTGCGGCGTTGGAGCCCCCGGCCTGCTGCTTGGCCGCCGCTGCGGACGCCTGCTCGGTCTGGAACAGGACGCAAGAGCCGTGACTCTGGCGCGGGCCAACGCCGCCCGTATGGGCCTTGCTCAGTGTACCTACGAAGCGGGCGACGCTGCGCTGCGCCTGGACAAGCTTGCTCCAACACAGGAAAATTACTGGACCCAAACAGAGCACTGGGACGCCGTTTTGGTGGATCCGCCCCGCGCCGGACTTGCGCCGCGCGCGCTCAACGCCCTGCTGCGGCTCAATCCGCATACTATAATGTATATATCATGCAATCCGGCCACCCTGGCCCGAGATGCCGCTCGCCTGCGCGGCGCATACAGGCTGGTGGAAATGACAGCGGTAGACCTTTTTCCGCATACCCCGCATGTGGAGTGCCTAACCCTCTGGCAAAGCCTGTAA
- the rplU gene encoding 50S ribosomal protein L21, which translates to MYAIIETGGKQYRVEEGSKIVVEKLAAQAGSEISLDKVLMVGGAECKVGAPYLAGAAVTAEVVDHGRGPKIKVFKRWRRNDSRKMRGHRQDFTTIRVKSING; encoded by the coding sequence ATGTACGCGATTATCGAAACCGGCGGAAAACAGTACCGCGTTGAAGAAGGTTCCAAAATCGTTGTGGAAAAGCTCGCGGCTCAGGCCGGAAGCGAAATTTCCCTGGACAAGGTGCTGATGGTCGGTGGCGCTGAATGCAAAGTCGGCGCACCCTATCTTGCCGGGGCCGCTGTTACGGCGGAAGTGGTGGATCACGGGCGCGGCCCGAAGATCAAGGTCTTCAAGCGCTGGCGCCGCAATGACTCGCGCAAGATGCGCGGTCATCGTCAGGACTTCACCACCATTCGCGTTAAGAGCATCAACGGCTAG
- the rpmA gene encoding 50S ribosomal protein L27 — protein sequence MAHKKAGGSSRNGRDSAGQRRGVKRFGGQVVLAGNILVRQLGTTVFPGVNVGMGRDFTLFAKIDGVVRFEKYIRKRRVLTRVHVEAAAN from the coding sequence ATGGCTCATAAAAAAGCAGGCGGCTCTTCGCGTAACGGCCGCGACAGTGCAGGCCAAAGACGCGGCGTCAAACGCTTCGGCGGACAGGTCGTTCTTGCCGGCAATATTCTGGTGCGCCAGTTGGGCACCACCGTGTTCCCCGGCGTCAACGTGGGCATGGGCAGGGACTTTACCCTGTTCGCCAAGATTGACGGCGTGGTGCGCTTTGAAAAGTATATCCGCAAACGCCGCGTTCTTACGCGTGTGCATGTGGAGGCGGCCGCTAACTAA
- the obgE gene encoding GTPase ObgE has product MRFVDEARIQVRAGKGGHGCLSFRREKFVPRGGPDGGNGGDGGSIYLKADNRLLSLYDFRLKRLYEAQNGRPGEGSQCDGRKGEDLVLNLPVGTLVYGEGTEGQEVLLADLSDPEALVQVAQGGRGGKGNEHFKSSTMRAPRFSQPGEPGEELNLRLELKILADAGLIGLPNAGKSTFITQVSAARPKIAPYPFTTLTPNLGVMIDEVDPDRRMVVADIPGLIEGAHEGQGLGLRFLKHVERTRFLVHILSIEDVGDEDPWAGFTLVNEELRRFDAELGERKQIEVVNKIDLVSPERLETLKERAKADGRQVFFISARDGIDIEPLVEELWQVCEATTRNEPLIRLETLSQLEEEEFPEIEVIYTKE; this is encoded by the coding sequence ATGCGATTTGTTGATGAAGCCAGAATTCAGGTGCGTGCTGGCAAGGGCGGGCACGGTTGCCTGTCGTTCCGGCGCGAAAAATTTGTGCCTCGTGGCGGCCCGGACGGCGGCAACGGCGGCGACGGTGGTTCTATATACCTTAAGGCAGACAACCGTCTGCTTTCCCTGTACGACTTTCGTCTCAAGCGCCTTTACGAGGCGCAAAATGGACGCCCCGGCGAGGGCAGCCAGTGCGATGGCCGCAAGGGCGAAGACCTTGTGCTGAACCTGCCCGTGGGCACTCTTGTTTACGGTGAAGGCACCGAAGGACAGGAAGTGCTGCTGGCCGACCTGAGCGACCCTGAAGCACTGGTGCAGGTGGCGCAGGGCGGTCGTGGCGGCAAGGGCAACGAGCACTTCAAGTCTTCAACCATGCGTGCTCCGCGTTTTTCGCAGCCCGGCGAACCCGGCGAGGAACTGAATCTGCGTCTTGAGCTGAAAATTTTGGCAGACGCGGGCCTTATCGGCCTGCCCAACGCTGGCAAGTCCACCTTCATCACGCAGGTTTCGGCGGCGCGCCCCAAAATTGCGCCCTATCCCTTCACCACCCTGACCCCAAACCTGGGCGTCATGATTGATGAAGTGGACCCGGACAGGCGTATGGTTGTGGCGGATATCCCCGGTCTCATTGAAGGCGCGCACGAAGGACAGGGCCTGGGCCTGCGTTTTCTCAAGCATGTGGAGCGCACACGTTTTCTGGTGCACATTCTCAGCATCGAAGATGTGGGCGACGAAGACCCCTGGGCCGGATTTACGCTGGTCAACGAGGAGTTGCGCCGCTTTGACGCCGAACTTGGCGAACGCAAGCAGATCGAGGTGGTCAACAAGATCGACCTCGTCAGTCCCGAGCGGCTTGAAACCCTCAAGGAGCGCGCCAAGGCCGACGGACGTCAGGTGTTCTTCATATCGGCCCGCGATGGTATTGATATTGAACCGCTGGTGGAAGAACTGTGGCAGGTTTGCGAGGCCACCACGCGCAACGAACCTCTGATCCGGCTTGAAACCCTGAGCCAGCTGGAAGAAGAGGAATTTCCCGAAATAGAAGTCATCTATACCAAGGAATAA
- the proB gene encoding glutamate 5-kinase, giving the protein MSRQRHEGAGSEADLREQPQSGHAEAGQGESWQQERARVLAQARVIVVKVGSAVLADAKGLNITVLEGLAAQLAALRDMPLVGDVPCQPNPQSPPRPSDQAAPSCPTHEVGQTASSAAPDAAASAHGARRLVLVSSGAVAAGRAALSSRGRAVETTGLAARQAAAAVGQGQLMQTWDKVFLSHGMPTAQVLLTRDDLRARQRFLNARNTFAELLQWSVLPIVNENDTVSISELKFGDNDCLASLLVNLVEADLFINLTSSSGVLAADPQKYPDAPILGHIDDVAALDLGQLCGGKTSVGTGGMYSKLLAARRAAQLGVPTLILPGREPWVISRAFAAAGACPVPAGHEPFDRGTWVRPAHHAIARRKFWLAYQSDPAGSVHVDDGAAKALLHKGGSLLPGGVRAVEGGFQCGGLVRVLHNGESIGVGLSNYSAPDLKKIMGLKRHEVAAILGDAHYPEVIHRDNLLLDAAV; this is encoded by the coding sequence ATGAGCAGGCAGCGCCATGAGGGCGCGGGTTCAGAAGCCGACCTGCGCGAGCAGCCCCAAAGCGGGCATGCAGAGGCAGGACAAGGCGAAAGCTGGCAGCAGGAACGCGCACGCGTTCTTGCCCAGGCCCGTGTTATTGTAGTCAAGGTGGGCAGCGCCGTACTGGCCGACGCCAAGGGACTCAACATCACTGTGCTGGAAGGCCTTGCCGCCCAGCTTGCGGCCCTGCGCGACATGCCGCTGGTTGGCGACGTGCCTTGTCAGCCAAACCCTCAAAGCCCGCCAAGGCCGTCAGATCAAGCTGCACCGTCATGCCCAACGCACGAAGTGGGGCAGACGGCATCATCTGCCGCGCCAGACGCCGCTGCTTCAGCTCATGGGGCGCGCCGTCTGGTACTGGTTTCGTCCGGCGCAGTGGCTGCGGGGCGTGCTGCCTTGTCCAGCCGGGGCCGCGCGGTGGAAACCACGGGGCTGGCGGCTCGTCAGGCTGCCGCAGCCGTTGGTCAGGGGCAGCTCATGCAGACGTGGGACAAAGTCTTTTTGTCCCACGGTATGCCCACGGCGCAGGTGCTGCTCACACGCGACGACCTGCGCGCCCGCCAGCGTTTTCTGAACGCCCGCAACACCTTTGCCGAGCTTTTGCAGTGGAGCGTGCTGCCCATTGTTAATGAAAACGATACGGTATCCATCAGCGAACTGAAGTTTGGCGACAATGACTGTCTGGCCAGCCTGCTCGTCAATCTGGTGGAAGCTGATCTTTTCATCAACCTCACGTCTTCGTCGGGCGTTTTGGCGGCAGACCCGCAAAAATACCCTGACGCGCCGATTCTGGGTCATATTGATGATGTGGCGGCACTGGATTTGGGCCAGCTGTGCGGCGGCAAGACATCTGTAGGCACCGGCGGCATGTATTCCAAGCTGCTGGCCGCCCGCCGTGCTGCCCAGTTGGGCGTGCCCACCCTGATTCTGCCGGGGCGCGAGCCGTGGGTTATCAGCAGGGCTTTTGCCGCTGCCGGGGCATGCCCCGTGCCAGCGGGCCACGAGCCTTTTGACCGTGGCACTTGGGTGCGGCCCGCGCATCACGCCATAGCCCGGCGCAAATTCTGGCTGGCCTATCAGTCGGACCCGGCGGGAAGCGTGCATGTGGACGACGGCGCAGCCAAGGCATTGCTGCACAAGGGCGGCAGCCTGCTGCCCGGCGGCGTGCGTGCGGTGGAGGGGGGCTTTCAGTGCGGCGGCCTTGTGAGGGTACTGCACAACGGCGAAAGCATTGGCGTGGGCCTTTCCAACTACAGTGCCCCTGACCTCAAAAAGATCATGGGCCTCAAACGGCATGAAGTGGCCGCCATACTTGGCGATGCCCACTATCCCGAAGTGATTCACCGGGACAACCTGTTGCTGGACGCGGCAGTTTAG
- the sfsA gene encoding DNA/RNA nuclease SfsA, whose product MLPLPQDCIVGGFVQRRKRFSVELTLHGEPVWVHSNNSGSMLGLTRPGCPVLASPAANPARKLKYTQECVWLAQTALPAAPDNETAATLNADPSGPGFWVGVNTSVPNRMLEAAFHAGRLHFASGYTSLVREAKRGQSRLDGLITGPGLPPLWVECKNVTMVEDDAACFPDAASERGQKHLRELMDIVAQGERAAMFYLVQRPDGHCFAPADFIDPEYARLFYEALACGVEVYPYRALVSKNGIDLGGLIPLRPTP is encoded by the coding sequence CTGCTGCCTTTGCCGCAGGACTGCATTGTGGGCGGCTTTGTGCAGCGGCGCAAGCGCTTCAGTGTTGAGCTTACCCTGCACGGCGAACCCGTCTGGGTGCACAGCAACAATTCCGGCAGCATGCTGGGCCTCACGCGCCCAGGATGCCCCGTTTTGGCCTCTCCTGCTGCCAATCCCGCCCGTAAGCTCAAATATACGCAGGAATGCGTGTGGCTGGCCCAAACGGCCCTTCCCGCTGCACCTGACAACGAGACAGCGGCCACGCTCAATGCCGATCCGTCCGGCCCCGGCTTTTGGGTAGGCGTCAACACCAGCGTGCCAAACCGCATGCTTGAGGCGGCCTTCCATGCGGGGCGGCTGCACTTCGCCAGCGGTTACACCAGCCTCGTCCGTGAGGCCAAGCGTGGACAGAGCCGCCTGGACGGCCTGATCACTGGCCCCGGCCTGCCGCCCCTGTGGGTGGAGTGCAAAAACGTGACTATGGTGGAAGACGATGCCGCCTGCTTCCCCGATGCAGCCAGTGAACGCGGGCAAAAGCATTTGCGTGAACTTATGGATATTGTTGCCCAAGGCGAACGGGCGGCCATGTTCTATCTGGTGCAACGCCCGGATGGACACTGTTTTGCCCCGGCGGATTTCATTGATCCGGAATACGCCCGCCTGTTCTACGAAGCCCTGGCCTGCGGTGTTGAGGTCTACCCCTACCGCGCCCTGGTGAGCAAGAACGGCATTGATCTGGGTGGTCTCATCCCCTTGCGGCCAACCCCGTAG
- a CDS encoding pyridoxal phosphate-dependent aminotransferase, which yields MQISDRLSSIKPSLTLSVNSRALELKAQGVAVISLAVGEPDFPTPAHVCEAAKAAIDDNFCRYTAVPGIPELRKAAGAYFDRAYGVPVPQESIVIGAGGKHCLYNFFQATINPGDEVLIPAPYWLSYPDMVMLAGGVPVIVHAGPEQSFKVTPDMLETAVTDKTRLLILNTPSNPTGAVYTEAEFTALMDWAIQRGIFVLSDEIYDQLVFAPARMTSAIGWFARYPEQVAVLNGMSKSYAMTGWRVGFLAAHPQLIKKISAMQGHSTSNICSIAQKAALAALTGPTECIDHMRDAFARRRDLGMKIVETWPWAVCPKPDGAFYLFVDVHKCYGGAVKNSTELCTWLLDKAHVALVPGAAFGDDNCIRFSYAVADDVLVRALEATGAEMARLAQGATR from the coding sequence ATGCAGATTTCCGATCGTCTGAGCAGTATCAAACCCTCTCTGACTCTCAGTGTCAACAGCCGCGCCCTTGAACTCAAGGCGCAGGGTGTCGCCGTCATCAGCCTTGCTGTGGGCGAACCCGATTTTCCCACGCCAGCGCACGTTTGCGAGGCCGCCAAGGCTGCCATTGACGACAACTTTTGCCGCTACACTGCCGTGCCCGGCATTCCAGAGCTGCGCAAGGCCGCTGGTGCGTATTTTGACCGCGCCTACGGCGTGCCTGTGCCGCAGGAGTCCATCGTCATCGGGGCCGGGGGCAAGCATTGCCTGTACAACTTTTTTCAGGCCACCATCAACCCTGGCGACGAGGTTCTCATTCCCGCGCCGTACTGGTTGAGCTATCCTGACATGGTTATGCTGGCTGGTGGTGTGCCCGTAATCGTGCACGCTGGCCCGGAGCAGAGCTTCAAGGTTACGCCGGACATGCTGGAAACCGCCGTGACCGACAAGACCCGCCTGCTCATTCTGAATACGCCGAGCAACCCCACGGGCGCGGTGTATACCGAAGCGGAGTTCACAGCCCTTATGGATTGGGCCATTCAGCGCGGCATTTTTGTGCTGTCTGACGAAATTTACGACCAGCTTGTGTTCGCGCCCGCCAGGATGACCAGCGCTATCGGCTGGTTTGCGCGTTATCCCGAGCAGGTGGCGGTACTGAACGGCATGTCCAAGAGCTATGCCATGACTGGCTGGCGCGTGGGCTTTCTGGCCGCGCACCCGCAGCTGATAAAGAAAATATCGGCCATGCAGGGACACAGCACGTCCAACATCTGTTCTATCGCGCAGAAGGCGGCTCTGGCGGCTCTTACTGGCCCCACGGAGTGCATTGACCACATGCGCGATGCCTTTGCGCGCAGGCGCGATCTGGGCATGAAAATTGTTGAAACGTGGCCCTGGGCCGTGTGTCCCAAGCCGGACGGCGCGTTCTACCTGTTTGTGGACGTGCACAAGTGCTACGGCGGCGCGGTTAAAAACTCCACAGAGCTGTGCACCTGGCTGCTGGACAAGGCCCACGTGGCTCTGGTGCCCGGCGCGGCCTTTGGCGACGATAACTGTATTCGCTTCTCGTATGCTGTGGCTGACGATGTGCTGGTTCGCGCTCTTGAAGCTACTGGCGCTGAAATGGCGCGGCTGGCTCAGGGAGCGACGCGCTAG